A stretch of DNA from Cryptomeria japonica chromosome 4, Sugi_1.0, whole genome shotgun sequence:
CAAATCATTTGAATGAATGTTCAAAACCCTAGTTCTGAGGATAAGACACGAATTTACCTATAAGTATCTTAAATGATTATGGATTTTGTGTAGACCGCAGTGGACATATGTGTACAGTATTTACTTCCACATAACATTTACATGCATAATGTTACATGCAACTACATCTTGCTGACAATTTGCTTCCTAACATTCTATTGTAGCAGATCAATTCCAACAGcgaaaacaaaataatttttaaccCCTGCGATGCACTAACAGACTTCGTATTTTGTGTGTTCTCTAGTCTTGATTTGTGGAATGCATTCAGGAGCCTCCTGCAAAGCCAATCATAGGTAGACAAAATATCTAGCATCAAAATATGGGGTAAAAAATGCACAAGTTGCTTATAGTACATAGTCAAATATAAAGCTATGTAATAAATCCTTGCAGTTTGATTAGTTGAAAATAGAAAGATTGATCTTATTTTTCATGGGATTTCTTCAATCCTTTCTTCATGCCAAAGCTTAAAAAAGAAACCGATTTCAAATCTTAAAAAGAGAAAGATGAAAATGGCAAAGCACTAAAAGGACACGTGGGATTTAGAAATGTTTTAATTATTGACACCTTACAGTTACATGTATCAGCATGGCTACAACTATATCATCTATATTCTTTCCTTGTTCAATACAATTATACTTCTACAATTCTTGAAATGGCCATTCTCTGACAATCTGTCTCCTCTGAAATCCTACAGTGACCGAAAAAATAGCTAATAAGCAATTTCAAGCCTTTAATATAATTCTAGTTTCACGTGAAGGCAGTCATATCGCCCAAATAATTCCAACCAATAAGAAGACATAGAATTCCTTTATGAATGCGCTTTGCTTAAAAATTGTTTAGTTTCAACAATTTAAAGATTCCAAAATACTGAAACTGCATTTCATGAAATCTGTTGTATGAAATGTGAATGGTTGAAATTTTAAAAACTATTCGAAAGTTAAACCTAACCCTTGCCAATAATTCCTTGAAAGGCTCCTAACAAACAATAATACAGAGGGACAATTCATTCTACTCATCTTATTGTATggataataaaaaaaatgataatacaGAGGGACAATTTGTGTACTGTTCATTTTACTCATCTTACTGATCTTgcacttttgattttttttaaccATTTAATtagtttgatttggaaaggaaagtAGGCTATTTTAATGTTGGGCAGCAAACTAATGTGCAATAGGCCCATATAGGTTGAGGTCTCACTGCCCTCTCCCTTAGTTCAATTGCTTGTCAATTGGATTTGGATCCTCTCGCGAGGCTCTTTTTCTAATGTTTTCCATACCTATCTTATGTTGAAATCAGTGTGTTTACAGCCAAAGAAGACGCGAGCTCATTCAATGTccattttttaaaagataaatttgtCTCGTGAAGAAATCTATGATAATAATacaatttatcaaatttatctcaatttttaatatatacataaaatgaaTATTCTTAAAGAAGAGGGGTGGTtaccatttatatatatatatatatatatatatatatatatacaaataaatgaCATTATATAATGATAATTGTCATGTTAGATACAGTGATGGCCAGTACATTTAAGAAGACatatgaaaaatatataaataatatatgctAGAACCTTGTTCTAAGAAGCACCgatatataggggaaaggacccagtagttgtgcaccctaactttgcacttctcaaaatcctacttggaaatttcaaatcactccggtttttttacagcagcttacttggcaagtcccctgcttataactaaggtttcagggccacatcatcaaatatgatgccacatcagcatgctttttgccaaggtgtccaaaacaacccccaaaaaaagtgagaccaataggcatgcaaaagagaccccaatagttgtgccgctgacatggcatcacctgattggttactttttacaatattagtacatttcttaacaactattggtacatttcctaacaactgttggtacatttcctaacaaaaattgatattttttgtttcaaacaatagattttatttgttcaatttttgaaacaaaaggtatcaacaaccctcacaataattggtacatgctcaactactgggtcctttcccctatacaATGTTACTTTAAAACCAATACGAACAAAGATTGGCGAGCTTAGGAACGAACGAAGGTTGAAAGAGGACAGGAGTTGCGAGTAAACAATTACATGTGACCCGCTTTTTGTTGACTATTATAGAGATGGGTCGGCAGACGAGGAGTAGCGAAAATATTGAGAGGAACATTCCTGTGAATTGAGAGTTCATATTTCTCACTCATGTCCAAATCTTGGGCTTCTTCACAAGGTGGAAGCGACCAGTCAAATGCATTAACAAAGCTTGCAAGTGCAAAATGAATCATACGAAGCCCCAGATTATATCCGAGGCACATTCTTCGCCCTGTACCAAATGGTATTATTCGAAAATCTCTTCCATCGAGATGAACGGGATTGTCCACAAAGCGATCCGGATTAAATTCCAGCGGCTTCTCCCACGCATTTGGATCTCTTGCCACGGCCCACACATTCACCATCACCCGAGGATTTGGAGGAATGAAATGCCCCATTATTACCCTTGAACTCTCTGGAGATGCGTGAGGAAGCATAAGTGGCGTTGGAGGATGCAGTCGAAGAGTTTCCGTTACAACTACTTGTAAGTATTTGAGGCGAGGAAGATGAGATTCTGTTACTCTATCATCCATTCCCACAACTGCGTCTCTACTTCGTCTCTCACTTTGTTTATCAGATGAGGATAGCGGATCAGCTCAGACATCGCCCATTCTGCTGAGAATAACGAGGCACGTACGGTAAACTCACCGTACTGGTTGTTCACCGTGCGGTGAGACACCGTACGCCCATATGGTGATGTGTTGTGAGACACCGCACGCCCATATGGTGATGTGTTGTGAGACACCGTACGGCCTATGCAAAGAGTCACCGTGCAGACTATGTAGAGGGACACATCGTACGGACTACGTGGAAAGATCCAGCAGTGTGGCATACGGACATGCATTCATAGTGTAAGGTGGTGTGCCATAGCGTGCGGTGATGTCCACACATAGTTCGATGACTGTTGGATGGACGTGCGGTGATGTCCACACATAGTTAGGTGACTGTCGGATGGAGTACCAAGGCTATCAGTAATCATTTTTTGTGTAGTGATAGTTAACGCATCAGGGTATATAACGGATTGCAGTGTGTATAAACTGCTACAAGTTTCATTGGAAAAAAAAGAGTGATAGAAATTCGGATTAATTGTAGTACAATCTAAGCCTGTGCAAAAAGTTCGTTGTCAATTGTATGTAATATTGTTTACTGTAATAAAAGGAGACGCTTGGctttttggtgtgtgggttttttctcgaaagggtttccCAATGATCTTTATATGTGCTCTATTCTTCTGTTTAAGTCATCTTAAGATTCTGCAATTTAGGAAGTAgaaagacaaatataatgattctTTCTTGAGATTTATGAGAATACTTAAAAATATTGTAGCAGCTGCTAATTTATCTTTTATGATTGAAAGCTTTGTAGATCTAGAAATTTCCTTCATATCTTCATTAGGTTCTTCACTCAAAGCCACCACATCCTTGTAGAGGAATTATCTTCAAACAACTGAAAGCCATTTAAAATGTATTGTTCATTCTAGGCTCTCCATCAGCAAAATCATCTAAACATTTCCTCCATACTACTGTTAGATTTAAAAATTCTCAACAATCTAAAACGAATTTttagatttcttcaatctgcatactcTTCCCAAATGGATATGTCACTTTTTGTCCCCAACAGAATCGCCAATCTATTGGTTCTTCCAACTGATTGTCTTGAATTTCCTGTAAGATAGACAATCTTAATCCAAAGAACTCTAGCTCAATGGCCAACAAACAAGATTTAACCAAAAGGTTAAAATCATCTACACTTCAAGCTCTACTAAACCTAGGGGGGGGTTCCCTTTACAATACTTTATGATTTCCAACAAATTCTACCAAGTATTGCAATATAGAAAATTATTCTCAATGGAATTTAACCAAAGCAAATGTTATCAACCTTGAACTAGCTCTATTCTTGGTTAATTAACATTTGGAGTGCAACTAAGAACAAAGTCCTATCCTAAGCCTACTCCTACAATAGAAATTTAAATATGATTTTGAATATAATGAGTTGTTTCTTAACTACAACTGGAAGTATCATAGATCAATGTCTAATCCTAGGGTGAAGAGTCAAATCGAAGCTCATGAATGCAAACTCAAACAACAAATCACTTCAAATTAGTGGGTTTTTTAACATTAATTCTAGACATTAATGCAACCCCTCTTATTGTTGCATAATCATTCTTACAAAACCATGTCATATTTTCTAATTCACTATAACCTGCACACAGAACTtaaattccttccttgaaggaaacccataTATAAAGTCGCATATTTACAAGGAAATTGTAAAGACAAATTAGAATACCCTTGATGTTATAGTTTTCATGAAATCAAAAAAGACACCAAGAGACAACTTTTACAACATTTTCATCAATTGCTCATGAACTAATTGACAATACTGAGAAAATTTATACATCCACTCACTATGAAAGCATCCAAACACCACACTAAACTAGACAATCTTCTATTCTACTTGCTCAGAAATCAGAGATCTAGAATCTctacaaatgaggagaaagaagatATAGATGAAATGAAGTTTCTATATTCATCCTCCTATTGGTAGTTGTCCCCTTTTTCTTTCAAATCTGATTTTGGAATCTTCATTTATTTTCCCTTTTATTTACCTTTATTCTGTAgctgaaaatatttttttatttttctttttggtttatttttttctttcccacTCATAGTCCTTCCTTGTGCTTTTATCtctcaaaagaaaatattttatatttttctaatcATGCTTTATTTCTGTATATGATCCCCCTTTTAAAAATAATGCTCTACCTAGCATATTCTATAGATACAAAAGTTTACCCTTACTAGTAAAATCAGTAATCTTCTTTAACTTTCACTTACCACTCTATTCACTATTCCTAGCATATTCTTTAGATAGAAAAGTTTACCCTTACTAGTAAAATCAGTAATCTTCTTTAGCTTTCACTTACCACTCTATTCACTCTTCCTAGCATATTCTTTAGATAGAAAAGTTTACCCTTACTAGTAAAATCAGTAATCTTCTTTAACTTTCACTTACCACTCTATTCACTCTTCCCTGTAGATGATGAAAACACTTTATTGCAATATTTTACTTTTTGATTTCACACTCATGTAAAAATACCTTTACCAGTTAACAAATACATGTTACCACATTTCACCCTAGGCCTAAAACTCATGTTAGCACATTTCACCTTCACCTAGGTGAAAAGCCCATTACTCTTTTTCTCTAAATGTCCTTTAGCTAATTAAAATAGTTGTCACCGCTATGTGAAATAATAGTGTTTCAGCTTTTAACAAATGTCTTCACCAAAGTCATTCCTACATTATAAGACTTTTCTCAATGCACTCCTGAGAAAATAATTGTTGCGCTCTTCCTTTTTGAAGAGAAAATAATTTTAACCTTCTGGTGAAGAGTGTTTAATTTTACCTTGTATCACTTCTTAGACAAAATGGTTTTAATTTACCTTCATTTTCATTTAGCTCATATTTACTTTATCAATGCATTATATACTATATTTAAAATTATCTCACTCTTCTATCATTGAAACCAGAAAATAAATATGCATTATTCCCTTCAAAGGGCATCCTCTGGTATTGGATTCTAAATTTCTATTGATTCTTCATACATGCATCTAGCCAATCAAATAGAATGACTGCCACATTGTGAAGAGAACGCACACATCATCTCTTGAGGAACTAGATTACACTGGAAATTACCTATGTCAAAGACAATGAAAAACTCCAACAACCATGACTCTGAAGTACAATGGGCATATCCAGGACAAGCCTCAGTCTCAATCTGTAGCATCAACAAATCATACGGAAGGAgctcaaaaaaaaatttctccatcccttatttacattgtcttagaaACATGCTTCATCTCACATTTCACTACACAACTCCACCTTTAAGCTCCTTTAAGCTCGCATAAATATTTCCCCATTGAGCTTGAAGTAAGCTTTTATTACTTGCATAGTATTTGGGTAAAACACAAAGAGATGCTTCAAAATAGTTTGTCATATCTTATATGCATGCATTTACTCTATTTTAATCTTTCATAACCTGCATCCCTTCATCCTATTTGTTTGGTCCCTATATAAAACAATTTTCACACTTTCCCCATGCCAAATACTTTCAAATCTGCTCATCAACACCAAGATTAGAGCTTGATATGATTCTTCTTCTGATGTACCGGCTTACTCAACATTGTGTGAGCCAATAGCTAAAACAcaagaagtaaaaaaaaaaaaagttattgtcATGGCTAATCCCTTTACTTAAATTTCTAATGATGTGGACAGAGATGTCATTAACTCCATTATTGTAAGAATATCAAGGCTCAGCCTTAATGTAATTCTCTTAAGATAAATTCCAATATGTTGTACATTTCATGCTTAGGTTTATTTTCTTACATGCTTTGTAAGAATCTTAACATATAGAAATATGATACAAAGTTGTTTGCCCATTTTCATCGCTAGCAAGTGGATTTGTTAATCACCTTTTGATAAGACTCTTCTTCGGCTCACAACAACCGCCCAAAAGCATATATAATGCTTGTGCATGTATGATTATGGATTGAAAAACTAATCTTGAATCTTTAAAAGCCCAAccgtaagaaaaaattcaaatgtTAATCCAATAGCATATCAATGGAGCTCTTCCTAACTGCAAGCATTGAAGAGACGCTTGACTCAATTTCTCTTTTATCCACCAAGATCTTGTATTCAacaatattttctctcagatttgcaAGCACAATGCACAAGTGGCTATGGAGAATGGAGTTGGTTTTTTTAtgcaaaatgatttgaaaatatgaaaatggatatGAAATCTCACAATAGCATGAAGGTATTTGATTATCCAAGAAGAGAACACCTCTAAAGTGACAAGGAGAATGGATTTATAGGTGTCCTCATGGGTGGATCCAAGTTTGGGAAGGATGTGGGATAAAAGAGTGAGATGAAAATAAAAGTgttatttatcccacatttgttGGGTGGATGTGATTGGTGGGGATTGAAGGAGGTAAATAAGATATGGTTTATGCAACGATGGAGATAAGGGATTTATTATTAAAAATGAATTTATGTAAAAAGAGTTTAATGAAATAAATGAATATGTAGATTAATGAattaataaaggaaaatattaatgaattaattaaatagacaataatatttatttaattaatagaataattaggataATTATGAGAATAATTTTGCAtgcctacatttttcccctctttgagacaatgcagtctGTCACGTTGTTTCAATAGATCACAGGGAAAAAAATTATGATTGATATTGTATTAGTGACTAGGCTAAGATGCACATTTGATGAAACTGCACAACTAATAAGCATAATTGAACATTTGATGTAAATGATTAGTATAGCCAAATTGATAAGTTGGTTAAGATGATTGAGAATGATGCTAGCGCAAGATAAGTTGgtgcaatgattgattgattgatcaggGAGTGATGGGATCCCATGCTAGGAAGAAAGTTGATTGATTCGTTATTGGAGTTAAGAGGCATGTATCAATTGGATAAATATATTGACTAATCTTTGAGATAAGAAGGATGAAGAATGATGACAATGgaaaaatgatgaaagatgtgaCTAATGAAAAAGGCATATGGAAGTGATGAAAAGGAGTTGAAAGTGATAGAGAAAATGGATGATGAGAAAGGGATATGAAAAGGATGAAAATTCTTGTTCTTTTTAAATgcttatatcatcattgagcttattatggcaaaaggaTGAACTCATCTGGATAGGGTTTAGACCCAAATGAATCAACATACCAATTGTATGTAGGAAGACACATCAGACAATTAAGGAATCCCCCAGTTCACAAGAGACCCATACGTCCTTGATGATCTTAGACAATCATGTCCTAAGATGAGTCAtaatattactaaggaacaatccacaagaagcaaacaagtgaacatatcccatcctcacctttctattcAAAGGCATCCtgaagataaaatctctagtcaaagacatcccaaaaaagTTAAAAGATATGTCACTACAGATAAaatcaaaaacaattaaaaaaacttaccaaacaaacaaacattatgtTTCATGCCAaaattgtagtgcccctccctaattcatccTTTATGATAGGATGTGTTAGATACTTATGGGTTTGTTTTTACTCCTTGTTTCATGTTTTGCTCAGTATATTGATAATATCTTTGATATTAATGGATTCATTATGATTAACATTGATTCTATACTCTAGATTAATGATTGAAGTTAAGTTTAGGATCAACTTCATGATTATTCACTATCTAGGAAATATGGTTCATGTTTATTGCTTAAGATTATTTATCTTGTGCTAACCCTAAATTGGTGTCTACATTATATGAGAATGATGTTGATGTAATTTATTATGTTATCTTTTCTATGTTGTCTTGTTGTTGTGAATGTGAAAGGAATGATGTTACATCACTCATAATTGAGTGgggtgtgatgttgtgattctctttcacctgcTTGTGTATCTTATGTTCATATATATGTTGTGTAAAGATGTTTGGTGTTATGCATGATGCAAGTACTAGGCATCGACTTCACTTGGTCCTGTAGGTCTGAACATGCCTTTAATCCCAATGGcagttgatcggaggtgacataGAGCCTTACCACATTCTAAAAATAATAGATATCTCGTCAATTTTAGTGTTTAAGCCTTAGTCGTCTTAGTGGGTTCTATGTGGTCTTAGTTGATGTactttatttgttgatttgatgttgTGATggttaataaatatattattatgcatagccttgtgtgtgagtaattaattattcatgtggaAATATTGTAAGTCCCATATTTTTTGTATTAATATTATTTTGTGGATTATAATATTTAGCATTTGTAATAATGtgtgaaaaatatttatttattatattttatatgtattgtGGGAGATATTATTGGAgcatttatgattatatatgaatttgattattaATTTTATTTGTCATTTAGAATTGtggtaattaattaattagttaactaaTTATTATATATAACTCATTGGTGCAAATTATTAAATGATGCTAAGTatgaataatatatttatttattgagagcttataataaattaatgattatttggtggaattatattggttgattatttatgtttatttgtgcatttatttatttattgtttgttaatttctttattctttatttatttattaatttatttatttattgtttaaatatttttatggtctatttatttattgtttatttattgtttatgtatttgttattatttattttcttaccCCTTTTTATTATTGGTCTTTgggaatgttggcattttttatgattgatgttgtgattgtcattgatggacacgcacttgatttgagatcactttttgtatgtatgagttaaagctcaaccggtatttgttccaactggtatgatgtattatagtctttagaccatcggtgttttgcaaaaagtgtttaccggtctcaagtggtatgaagaccccaagcggttcaaggatctcaagcagtacgaaggaacgaagcggcacaactcatattttccAGTCTttattttgtcaaaccagcaactggtatttttcttaaaccggtattttgtttgaaccggtaatactttgtgatgagttaccatccaccgattgtttcgCGGtcctgacactttggcggtgcatttgtgtcgtgttaccaaaagtgtccagatgcattgaacctaggaaattgtattgtaatcctattgaaccgacatgaaatcagattcctttataaggacatcatgtctagggttttaggttgttgctagggtttaaggtggttgatgagtttttttgtaagtgtgattatagaagagaagttcaggtctatgagagaaggtagagtgtgaatgtgttgaagactaaagtaatgctagaatgcattaggaatgagctatcaaggatctaaccaagcaatatgtgctatttgctagatcactcacttgttgattactcacatcttcgacaagtctgaagcccttaatcgggtaggcccaaaaagccttttgtaaatcctctaacaaggtggttcacatctatggatctaaaatcctctagcaaggtagtctttaatcggacttatctcctaacacagattgagattcctaacaggatctattctggtaaagaacattgtatgaccttaaccggtctgaccttaactagtttggttcctattctgcaaatagttacttgtgattttcatctcaccgtggtttttcccatttaggtttccacgtcaaaatctcttgtgttatggtgattgtgcttctgtgggtgaatgcattattttctatttggtttgcatgtgtgctaaccggtttgtttgctaaactgttttaccagtttactgctagactagtaaagtgtttaagtacagtaatttttggcatactaattcaccccccctcttagtattcatcaattggtatcagagccaacctttctataagtttaaccacttggaaagagatatgcaggaatacattgtgagggaacttactcatcggctcacttagtctgagaaagcctatgatgaacttatggtcaaatataaggcctcttaggcaaaaaggagagaacatgctgaaaaactgatggagctaactaaaatagttcctctgatgaagcggacatggaagccctaattcaagaagtagaaaagctgaatgaatcaattccaacctaagaaaggagttggaaggactgactatccgaatgtgtcaagagcttgagaaccgaaggaaagttgaagatcttgtaaaagacatagatcatgagatctccaagttaaaacaagaaatcaatgccctaaccgctcaactccatgcgagcaaagtggaaaaggaagacatgcaaggagaactgaacatagccatcttcgagaatgcaaacttgatggaaacaaatgcttctatttccaaagaattctctgagtcaaaggaaatacttgctaagttcaacaagagtactgttaagctagagcaaaagcttgaatcggccaaacctgtcaagaatactaatggacttggttactctgatcatgaggaaggtgagacctctaatgcaaatgttgaagcatcgaagaagcaaccgaaattcaaaggtaaaggtaagaaaaagttcaaacatgtttgctttaactatcttaaagaaggacatactgctaatgtgtgtaggagcaaagcctacaataattttccttactttataaacaatgtacctagatccaataagtttaatggtaattgttatgcatgcaacaagtttgggcatagagcatctgaatgcgggtctgttatgaacaacactggaagatatcctcagaggactcaaggagttggtttgaaccttttgtgaaccgaaatcccaaccggtttaatacctttaatcatcagtcaggtagaggtggctatcaagcggcaaccagatggagagcaaactgtttgatttgtcatggtcatggtcacactgctgcaacatgcaggaggaagaacggtaacatgaataatggaccatggagagcacttggaatggtcttctatcattgcaacaaactgggtcacattgccagattctgcaaaacaagaaagaacatatcggatgacataccggtcactccggaaggaaagattgatattgaaactgttcaagcagatatgaacaaaacctggaaaaagaaatcaggagtgttgcaagaagaaccggtttctgcacctagtgtggaaattttggaaccaacaaactaagctacaaaaagcttagggggagcgaacgatgaaatatctcgaacccccggttgacaccggtaaaagacctcaaccggtatgagatacctgtcagtcagcagaagatcggaaatggtcaaaggcaaattagggtttatgccctaatagtggagcatttattatggtaggtggagaacctatttaaaaggaatttttaaatcatttctcacttatcatttttcgagcgaagaagttttcaagtttagagtgaagaaaagtgatttacactatgattcaaagaatttatcaaaatcctgaagaagaatttgAGGCAATcatctgttggagaagtgtagaatgcaaagcggcATTTCAGTGaccaaaggagtgtgtagcaaagtccaaattgcgaagccctaaattttgatctacaaaggtatttttcaaaaattctctgtttatcatcGCTTCCACATCACATGCTacttctagtgcacctgttgattctatAGATTTCATCAAAtgaaaggcaaaatacaatgccctatccatagtacccgctggtgttatagtagaagaaggcattttcgattacatagactgtaaaattgaagacctagggtctcttgtgatcctcTCCCAGTTAAGTTTGTTCTacgggaaggataagaagattaaaccgaaattcagcattttggaaaagaagaaacttcacaacgcagtctattttcttgaagaattttcagatgatcacattcgcatcattcttagcagagtgcatggtgataaaatgtacttagaggggatgcatgacatcacaccagaagcgattcatgccatcatcggaagtgccagccctaaggaaggacagcaagactgaaatgtccaagctcaccggttcaatgagCGACTCACGTGAAATGACCATCAACTCAATGAAGGACGATcttgtcaagtatgcctgcatggtgataggttaccggacgttCTCTGCaagcagaattaattttgtctctactgcagcggtaaatgccacttacaggatgatcaaggaagatgcatcgtttgatctgtgcacttgtatgcaaagacaacttctgttgaatcttaattcgatcaaacagaacaatgcactgagatttaagttcggacaact
This window harbors:
- the LOC131041673 gene encoding p-coumarate 3-hydroxylase-like; this encodes MDDRVTESHLPRLKYLQVVVTETLRLHPPTPLMLPHASPESSRVIMGHFIPPNPRVMVNVWAVARDPNAWEKPLEFNPDRFVDNPVHLDGRDFRIIPFGTGRRMCLGYNLGLRMIHFALASFVNAFDWSLPPCEEAQDLDMSEKYELSIHRNVPLNIFATPRLPTHLYNSQQKAGHM